From one Lolium rigidum isolate FL_2022 chromosome 4, APGP_CSIRO_Lrig_0.1, whole genome shotgun sequence genomic stretch:
- the LOC124708620 gene encoding cis-zeatin O-glucosyltransferase 2-like, with protein sequence MAPAATEVAPAAAVAIVAVPFPAQGHLNQMLHLSLLLASRGLDVHYAATAAHVCQVRARVQGWDARTVRSLHLHFTALGIPPYETPPPDPENPIAYPVHLQPLFDAFCDHAAAPLGRLLEELAATNRRVVVVHDSLMAFPASEASRLPNCEAYAFQCGAQSFTAGFKDPGHCLVRALGLPVPPPELFFTKEFLELAQKQGGLGVPGAGLLLNSCRALDGDFIDDLNDTLSKDGKKLFTIGPLNPLLDLDLDLDATRPAPSAQPRHECMDWLDKQPVSSVLYVSFGTMSSLPGKQIEELAAALQSSGQRFIWVLRDADRADIFAEAGGESGRHASLLSEFRKRTDGTGLVITGWAPQLEILAHGATAAFVSHCGWNSLLEGLGHGKPILAWPMHSDQPWNAGYVCAHLKAGIVVRPWEKSRETLPAKDIQEVIRRAMDSDEGIAVRNAAKALAKDIRAAVSEGGSSWADMEDFIGHITK encoded by the coding sequence ATGGCTCCGGCGGCAACGGAGGTTGCACCAGCAGCGGCTGTGGCCATCGTGGCGGTGCCGTTCCCGGCGCAGGGCCACCTGAACCAGATGCTGCACCTGTCGCTGCTGCTTGCCTCCCGTGGCCTGGACGTGCACTACGCAGCGACGGCCGCGCACGTCTGCCAGGTGCGCGCGCGCGTGCAGGGCTGGGACGCGCGCACCGTCCGCTCGCTCCACCTCCACTTCACCGCCCTCGGCATCccgccttacgagacgccgccgcctgaCCCCGAGAACCCGATCGCGTACCCCGTCCACCTGCAGCCGCTCTTCGACGCCTTCTGCGACCACGCCGCTGCCCCACTCGGGCGACTCCTCGAGGAGCTGGCCGCCACAAACCGCCGCGTCGTGGTCGTGCACGACAGCCTCATGGCCTTCCCGGCGTCCGAGGCGTCGCGGCTGCCCAACTGCGAGGCGTACGCCTTCCAGTGCGGCGCGCAGTCCTTCACCGCGGGGTTCAAGGACCCCGGGCACTGCCTGGTGCGCGCGCTCGGCCTACCCGTCCCGCCGCCAGAACTCTTCTTCACCAAGGAGTTCCTGGAGCTGGCGCAGAAGCAGGGCGGCCTCGGCGTGCCCGGCGCCGGGTTGCTCCTCAACTCCTGCCGCGCGCTCGATGGAGACTTCATCGACGACCTCAACGATACCCTCTCCAAAGACGGCAAGAAGCTCTTCACCATCGGCCCGCTAAACCCGCTGCTCGACCTCGACCTCGACCTCGACGCGACCAGACCCGCCCCGTCGGCGCAGCCGCGGCACGAGTGCATGGACTGGCTTGACAAGCAGCCGGTCTCTTCGGTGCTGTACGTGTCCTTCGGTACGATGTCCTCGCTGCCCGGCAAGCAGATCGAGGAGCTGGCAGCGGCGCTGCAGAGTAGCGGGCAGCGGTTCATCTGGGTACTGCGCGACGCCGACCGTGCAGACATATTCGCGGAAGCCGGCGGCGAGAGCGGGCGTCACGCGAGTCTCCTTTCCGAGTTCAGGAAGCGGACCGATGGGACAGGGCTGGTGATCACCGGGTGGGCGCCGCAGCTGGAGATCCTGGCGCACGGCGCCACGGCGGCGTTCGTGAGCCACTGCGGCTGGAACTCGTTGCTGGAAGGCCTGGGCCACGGGAAACCGATCCTGGCGTGGCCCATGCACTCCGACCAGCCGTGGAACGCCGGGTACGTGTGCGCCCACCTCAAGGCCGGCATCGTCGTCAGGCCGTGGGAGAAGAGCCGGGAGACGCTGCCCGCCAAGGATATCCAAGAGGTCATCCGGAGGGCGATGGACTCCGACGAAGGCATCGCCGTGCGGAACGCGGCGAAGGCGCTCGCCAAGGACATTCGTGCCGCGGTGTCAGAAGGCGGCTCGTCGTGGGCAGACATGGAGGACTTCATTGGTCACATCACAAAGTGA
- the LOC124647048 gene encoding putative cis-zeatin O-glucosyltransferase produces the protein MRVRPILCSVVASNACTEASGLVPVAVFTGGAVDIWLGRGDRVGPDCIPELSGSLYASAPAHPPRCPFTALGIPPYETPPPDPENPIAYPVHLQPLFDAFCDHAAAPLGRLLQELAATNRRVVVVHDSIMAFPASEASRLPNCEAYAFQCGAQSFAAGFKDPGHCLVRALGLPVPPPEFFFTEEILQLVQKQGGLGVPGAGLLLNSCRALDGDFIDELNDTLSKDGKKLFTIGPLNPLLDLDLDLDATRPAPSAQPRHECMDWLDKQPVSSVLYVSFGTMSSLPGKQIEELAAALQSSGQRFIWVLRDADRADIFAEAGGESGRHASLLSEFRKRTDGTGLVITGWAPQLEILAHGATAAFVSHCGWNSLLEGLGHGKPILAWPMHSDQPWNAGYVCAHLKAGIVVRPWEKSRETLPAKDIQEVIRRAMDSDEGIAVRNAAKALAKDIRAAVSEGGSSWADMEDFIGHITK, from the exons ATGCGTGTGCGGCCAATTTTGTGCAGTGTGGTTGCATCAAACGCTTGCACTGAAGCAAGTGGTTTAGTCCCCGTGGCGGTGTTCACTGGCGGTGCAGTTGACATCTGGCTCGGCAGAGGTGATAGGGTGGGACCTGATTGCATACCAGAACTTTCAGGAAG TCTCTACGCATCCGCACCTGCACATCCACCGCGTTGCCCCTTCACCGCCCTCGGCATCccgccttacgagacgccgccgcctgaCCCCGAGAACCCGATCGCCTACCCCGTCCACCTGCAGCCGCTCTTCGACGCCTTCTGCGACCACGCCGCTGCCCCACTCGGGCGACTCCTCCAGGAGCTGGCCGCGACAAACCGCCGCGTCGTGGTCGTGCACGACAGCATCATGGCCTTCCCGGCGTCCGAGGCGTCGCGGCTGCCCAACTGCGAGGCGTACGCCTTCCAGTGCGGCGCGCAGTCGTTCGCCGCGGGGTTCAAGGACCCCGGGCACTGCCTGGTGCGCGCGCTCGGCCTACCCGTCCCGCCGCCAGAATTCTTCTTCACCGAGGAGATACTGCAGCTGGTGCAGAAGCAGGGCGGCCTCGGCGTGCCCGGCGCCGGGTTGCTCCTCAACTCCTGCCGCGCGCTCGATGGAGACTTCATCGACGAGCTCAACGATACCCTCTCCAAAGACGGCAAGAAGCTCTTCACCATCGGCCCGCTAAACCCGCTGCTCGACCTCGACCTCGACCTCGACGCGACCAGACCCGCCCCGTCGGCGCAGCCGCGGCACGAGTGCATGGACTGGCTTGACAAGCAGCCGGTCTCTTCGGTGCTGTACGTGTCCTTCGGTACGATGTCCTCGCTGCCCGGCAAGCAGATCGAGGAGCTGGCAGCGGCGCTGCAGAGTAGCGGGCAGCGGTTCATCTGGGTACTGCGCGACGCCGACCGTGCAGACATATTCGCGGAAGCCGGCGGCGAGAGCGGGCGTCACGCGAGTCTCCTTTCCGAGTTCAGGAAGCGGACCGATGGGACAGGGCTGGTGATCACCGGGTGGGCGCCGCAGCTGGAGATCCTGGCGCACGGCGCCACGGCGGCGTTCGTGAGCCACTGCGGCTGGAACTCGTTGCTGGAAGGCCTGGGCCACGGGAAACCGATCCTGGCGTGGCCCATGCACTCCGACCAGCCGTGGAACGCCGGGTACGTGTGCGCCCACCTCAAGGCCGGCATCGTCGTCAGGCCGTGGGAGAAGAGCCGGGAGACGCTGCCCGCCAAGGATATCCAAGAGGTCATCCGGAGGGCGATGGACTCCGACGAAGGCATCGCCGTGCGGAACGCGGCGAAGGCGCTCGCCAAGGACATTCGTGCCGCGGTGTCAGAAGGCGGCTCGTCGTGGGCAGACATGGAGGACTTCATTGGTCACATCACAAAGTGA